In Sphingobacterium sp. lm-10, one DNA window encodes the following:
- a CDS encoding two-component regulator propeller domain-containing protein: MNILILLFLFATAISNVKAESNPAIRYVGIEQGLSNNNVTSIFEDSDGFMWFGTFDGLNRFDGDQFMVFKNQPEDRLSLPDNRITDISQDANGRLWVASKSGFAKLDADYTHFQRVRWKDYLPFRSDHTTISASVNQLAYSATHGILAATSLHGLLQVNTENDQPLATKIPLQLSNGQKNLDYNAQGVVSTSANEIWVFIHNHGLCRLNPQSNALEVVDDQIKNSVGIKVDENGRSIWVASNENRHTLYEFDLRKKAYSTYQIDPTLVPFEITALYAKYEKVFLGSEGKGIIEFDKRTNQFQQYQKNTNWMKSMTVYSMYIDQMQRNWIGTLRSGIHVVDNRLARFHLIQPGSATDRQNAKNFILSFANGKNNDLWIGTDGAGMMHWNRKKQSFTHYAADDNTHTGKLNNNFITGILADENGFVWATTYGGGINRLDPKTGTFKQYICFSPKNNRVYSATWKIFEDSQKRIWASTIHGGGLFCYNAVTDQFEVKTNDIIDVLSIFEEAPEVMWFGSWSTVTMRNFKTGEQKVINTDFPVRDIFTDNDGYVWLATEGGGLLRYEKSTCKLKRYSEKNGLPSNTVLNILKDNTDTFWLSTYNGLSNFNPKSEIFTNYYDSDGLQSNQFSYNAAIKLPDGSLAFGGIHGFNLFHPTQLKSLQRNSKVVFTALNINNKPTNQFTESKSYSSANHIEKLTIPFSNAVLNVHFSALEYSFPTKIKYAYYLDGWDKDWNYVDNLKTANYTNVKEGKYTLRIKSTNADGVWSDSKKTLQIIILPPWWRSIWAYLAYLALFATGIVAYLRYDRKQIRLRYEIDLAKVNAEKKKELHEKQIAFFTHIAHEFRNPLTLIVNPLKEMSSEPENHIDREDIQGVYRNSKRLLNLVDKLLLFRKTESGMDRLRLVQADIVSLTREVFTCFQQQATLQHIHYVFDSNINHHLLLVDREKMEICLFNLISNAFKYTPNGGSIRIALHYRSVDFSIQVIDTGCGIANQHKDQVFHVFERDYIGNSNNKGGFGIGLFLVKSFISAHKGSIAHRPHFPAGTQFEILLQNGKAHLSEFTIFEDVVEHSASIDEYIATSSARKASNDNAVVENATNVSNDSNITAQELTRDYQNVVTDKKAMVVVDDNAEIRKYLRKMFHNEFEIREADCAETGISLIEQTPPDIIISDVVMGGMSGIDLCQHIKNIPALSHIPIILLTASNSPDIKLKGLEGKADDYVTKPFERELLIARVNNLIQSRSHLQRYFYDEITLQQTNHKISKEHRAFLEKSIAIVEENLDQETFSVKELAEQIGMSHSNFYKRIKAISGKSANEFIRFVRLRKVAQLLIETDANVSEAAFAAGFNDIKYFRTQFSKVFGMKPSEFKKKYDALRKNHRLTI, translated from the coding sequence ATGAACATTTTGATACTCCTATTTTTATTCGCGACGGCGATATCGAACGTAAAAGCTGAAAGCAATCCAGCAATCCGCTACGTTGGCATCGAGCAAGGTTTGTCCAATAACAATGTCACATCCATATTCGAAGATAGTGATGGATTTATGTGGTTCGGTACGTTCGATGGCCTTAACCGCTTCGATGGTGATCAATTCATGGTGTTCAAAAATCAACCGGAGGACCGTCTTTCTTTGCCAGATAATCGGATCACTGACATTTCGCAGGATGCTAACGGCAGATTATGGGTGGCAAGTAAATCTGGTTTCGCAAAATTGGATGCTGATTACACCCATTTTCAACGTGTTAGATGGAAAGATTATCTGCCTTTCCGATCTGATCATACGACGATATCTGCTAGCGTCAATCAACTCGCTTATTCGGCTACGCATGGAATCCTCGCGGCGACATCCCTCCATGGTTTGCTACAGGTAAACACAGAAAATGATCAACCATTGGCCACAAAAATCCCACTACAACTGAGCAATGGGCAAAAAAACCTAGACTACAACGCACAGGGTGTGGTGTCCACCAGTGCAAATGAAATTTGGGTATTTATCCATAATCATGGACTTTGTCGATTGAATCCGCAAAGCAATGCGTTGGAGGTAGTAGACGATCAGATTAAAAACAGCGTCGGTATAAAAGTGGACGAAAATGGCAGGTCTATCTGGGTGGCATCTAACGAAAACAGACATACACTCTACGAATTTGATCTCCGTAAAAAAGCATATAGCACATACCAGATAGATCCGACTCTTGTACCGTTTGAAATCACCGCGCTATACGCCAAATATGAGAAGGTTTTCCTGGGATCAGAAGGGAAAGGAATCATCGAATTTGACAAAAGGACAAACCAATTCCAACAATATCAAAAAAATACAAACTGGATGAAAAGTATGACGGTGTACAGCATGTACATCGACCAGATGCAACGAAATTGGATCGGAACACTCAGGAGCGGCATCCACGTGGTGGATAACAGGTTAGCCCGATTCCACCTCATTCAGCCTGGTTCTGCGACAGATCGGCAAAATGCAAAAAATTTCATTCTGTCTTTTGCCAATGGCAAAAACAACGACCTCTGGATTGGAACAGATGGTGCCGGGATGATGCATTGGAATCGAAAAAAACAATCCTTCACACATTATGCTGCTGACGACAACACACATACAGGAAAGCTTAATAACAACTTTATTACGGGCATATTAGCGGACGAAAATGGTTTTGTATGGGCAACTACGTACGGAGGTGGCATAAACCGATTAGATCCAAAAACCGGCACATTTAAACAGTATATCTGTTTTTCGCCCAAAAACAATCGAGTGTATTCGGCTACTTGGAAGATTTTTGAAGACAGTCAAAAACGAATATGGGCTAGTACTATCCATGGCGGCGGACTATTTTGCTATAACGCTGTCACCGATCAATTTGAAGTGAAAACAAACGATATCATTGATGTGCTGAGCATTTTTGAAGAAGCACCTGAAGTGATGTGGTTTGGCAGTTGGTCTACGGTAACGATGCGCAACTTCAAGACGGGCGAGCAAAAAGTGATCAATACGGATTTCCCGGTGAGAGACATTTTTACCGACAACGACGGATACGTGTGGCTAGCTACTGAAGGCGGTGGATTACTCCGTTACGAAAAGTCAACTTGCAAACTCAAACGGTACTCTGAAAAAAATGGGCTGCCAAGTAACACGGTGCTGAATATTTTAAAAGACAACACGGACACATTTTGGCTATCTACTTACAACGGATTATCGAATTTCAATCCTAAATCGGAAATATTCACCAACTATTATGATTCTGATGGGTTACAGAGCAATCAATTCAGCTATAATGCGGCTATAAAGTTGCCAGATGGAAGCCTCGCCTTTGGAGGTATTCACGGCTTTAATCTATTTCACCCGACGCAATTGAAATCGCTTCAGCGTAATTCCAAAGTAGTATTTACGGCGTTGAATATTAACAATAAACCCACGAATCAATTTACCGAATCAAAATCTTACAGTTCGGCAAATCATATCGAGAAACTTACTATTCCATTTAGTAATGCGGTACTCAACGTTCATTTTTCGGCGCTCGAATACTCCTTCCCTACCAAAATCAAATACGCTTACTATTTGGATGGGTGGGATAAGGATTGGAACTATGTAGACAATCTAAAGACGGCCAATTACACCAATGTTAAAGAAGGGAAATACACCCTGCGCATTAAATCCACCAACGCAGATGGTGTTTGGAGTGATTCGAAAAAAACATTGCAAATTATAATACTTCCGCCTTGGTGGCGTAGCATCTGGGCGTATCTAGCTTATTTAGCTTTATTTGCAACCGGCATCGTGGCCTATCTTCGATACGACCGCAAGCAAATACGATTACGATACGAAATTGATCTTGCAAAAGTGAATGCGGAGAAGAAGAAAGAGCTACACGAGAAGCAAATCGCATTTTTTACGCACATCGCTCATGAGTTTCGAAATCCGTTGACGCTTATCGTCAACCCGTTAAAAGAAATGAGCAGTGAACCAGAAAATCACATCGATCGGGAGGATATACAAGGGGTGTACCGCAACTCAAAACGTCTACTCAATTTGGTGGATAAGCTGCTCCTTTTTAGGAAGACTGAGAGTGGCATGGATCGATTGCGCCTTGTACAAGCCGATATTGTGAGTCTTACACGAGAAGTGTTTACCTGTTTCCAACAGCAGGCTACGTTGCAGCACATTCACTACGTATTCGATAGTAACATTAACCACCATCTGCTTTTGGTCGATCGAGAAAAGATGGAAATTTGCCTTTTCAACCTGATTAGTAATGCATTCAAATACACGCCAAATGGCGGCAGCATTCGCATTGCATTACACTATCGTTCTGTTGATTTTTCGATTCAAGTGATCGATACCGGGTGTGGCATTGCGAATCAGCATAAAGATCAAGTCTTCCATGTCTTCGAGCGAGATTACATTGGCAATAGCAACAATAAAGGTGGATTTGGAATCGGTCTTTTCTTAGTAAAAAGCTTCATATCTGCTCACAAAGGTAGTATCGCGCATCGTCCGCATTTCCCTGCGGGAACACAGTTCGAGATTTTGCTGCAAAATGGAAAAGCACATCTTTCGGAATTTACGATTTTCGAAGATGTGGTAGAGCACAGCGCGAGCATTGACGAATATATAGCAACGAGCTCCGCGAGAAAAGCATCGAACGACAATGCTGTTGTGGAGAACGCGACCAATGTGAGTAACGATTCGAATATCACAGCACAAGAGCTAACTCGAGATTACCAAAACGTGGTCACCGACAAAAAGGCCATGGTGGTGGTGGATGATAATGCGGAAATTAGAAAATACCTCCGCAAGATGTTTCACAACGAATTTGAGATACGTGAAGCAGACTGCGCTGAAACGGGGATCTCTTTGATTGAGCAAACGCCTCCAGATATCATCATCAGTGATGTGGTGATGGGTGGTATGTCTGGCATTGATCTCTGTCAACATATCAAAAATATTCCTGCGTTGAGCCATATCCCCATCATCTTGCTAACCGCCAGTAACTCTCCCGACATCAAGCTGAAAGGATTGGAAGGAAAAGCAGATGATTATGTAACCAAACCTTTCGAGCGGGAGTTATTAATCGCACGTGTAAACAACCTCATTCAAAGTCGCAGTCACCTACAGCGTTATTTTTACGATGAGATCACGCTGCAACAAACGAATCACAAAATCTCCAAAGAACACCGCGCATTTTTAGAAAAGTCCATTGCTATCGTGGAAGAGAACCTCGATCAGGAAACCTTCAGTGTGAAAGAGCTGGCTGAGCAGATTGGCATGAGCCACTCCAACTTTTACAAACGCATTAAGGCTATTTCCGGTAAGTCAGCCAATGAATTTATCCGCTTCGTACGACTTAGAAAGGTTGCTCAACTGCTGATCGAGACCGATGCTAATGTGAGTGAGGCTGCCTTTGCCGCGGGCTTCAACGATATTAAATATTTCCGAACCCAGTTTTCAAAGGTTTTTGGAATGAAACCTTCTGAGTTTAAAAAGAAATACGATGCACTTCGGAAAAATCATCGCTTAACAATTTGA
- a CDS encoding family 16 glycosylhydrolase yields MNKSFILTCFVFHFMAICYAQNQHYQLVWSDEFEGTGAVDLRTWNFEKGFMRNHEDQWYQEENAFVKNGVLVIEARQETKRNPTYEKGSTQWSTSREKIQYTSASINTSGKKAWKYGRFEMRAKIPVGQGIWPAFWTLGVDREWPSNGEIDIMEYYQGNLLANIAVGTNQRWKAEWHNGKKSVADLGGDQWASEFHVWRMDWDEQEIALYVDDVLMNKVSQEKLANKDGSGFYPFKQPHYMLLNLALGGDNGGEIDNSLLPARYEIDYVRVYQKDAGDKAKVDTQKAFHPGELWLDQNGEHINAHGGGVLHHDGTYYWYGEKRGGKESQGVTVYSSKDLYRWKSEGLALTTSSDTTSPITRGSIIERPKVIYNQKTKKFVMYFHLELKGRGYEAAYVGLATSDNPTGPFTYHKAGRVNAKKWPLNMSTSQRKSRVTTKDHPDWWTPSWMEAIKGGLFVRRDFQGGQMARDMTLFVDDDQKAYHVYSSEDNLTIHIAELTEDYLGYTGKYIRVEPGGHNEAPALVKKDGKYFMVTSGCTGWEPNAARLLTADNMLGEWTLHDNPALGSGANRTFESQSTHILPVQGKKDTFIFMADRWNPKNLKDSRYIWLPIEFNADGLLFFKWHDSWNY; encoded by the coding sequence ATGAATAAGAGCTTCATCTTAACCTGTTTTGTCTTTCACTTTATGGCGATCTGCTATGCCCAAAACCAGCACTATCAATTGGTTTGGTCGGATGAATTTGAAGGAACAGGCGCGGTCGACCTCCGTACTTGGAATTTTGAAAAGGGTTTTATGCGCAACCACGAAGACCAATGGTATCAGGAAGAAAATGCTTTTGTTAAAAATGGCGTTTTGGTGATAGAGGCCCGACAAGAGACCAAACGCAATCCAACTTATGAAAAAGGGAGTACCCAATGGTCAACATCGCGAGAAAAAATTCAATACACTTCTGCTTCGATCAATACTTCTGGCAAAAAAGCATGGAAGTATGGACGATTTGAAATGCGTGCAAAAATCCCTGTCGGGCAAGGAATATGGCCTGCCTTTTGGACTTTAGGCGTAGACCGCGAATGGCCATCTAATGGAGAAATTGACATTATGGAGTACTACCAAGGCAATTTGCTGGCCAATATCGCCGTAGGAACGAATCAGCGTTGGAAAGCAGAATGGCACAACGGCAAAAAGTCGGTAGCCGATTTAGGAGGAGATCAATGGGCGTCGGAGTTTCATGTGTGGCGGATGGACTGGGACGAGCAGGAGATTGCACTATATGTGGATGATGTCTTGATGAACAAAGTTTCGCAAGAAAAGCTTGCTAATAAAGATGGATCCGGATTTTACCCTTTCAAACAACCCCACTATATGCTCTTGAACTTGGCTTTAGGTGGCGATAATGGTGGAGAAATCGACAATTCGCTGTTGCCTGCCAGGTATGAAATCGACTACGTACGTGTGTATCAAAAGGATGCGGGAGACAAAGCAAAAGTGGATACGCAAAAGGCATTTCATCCCGGAGAATTGTGGTTAGATCAAAACGGAGAACATATCAACGCGCATGGTGGTGGTGTGCTGCATCACGATGGTACCTATTATTGGTATGGAGAAAAGAGAGGTGGCAAAGAATCTCAGGGCGTAACCGTGTATTCGTCTAAAGACTTATATCGTTGGAAATCAGAAGGATTGGCATTGACTACCTCAAGTGATACCACCAGTCCGATCACGCGTGGAAGTATTATTGAGCGCCCGAAAGTGATCTACAATCAAAAGACCAAGAAATTCGTGATGTACTTCCACTTAGAACTCAAAGGGCGTGGCTACGAGGCTGCTTATGTAGGATTAGCCACCAGCGATAATCCTACAGGACCATTTACCTATCATAAAGCTGGTCGTGTCAACGCGAAGAAATGGCCTTTGAATATGTCTACATCCCAGCGTAAATCACGTGTTACGACAAAAGATCATCCGGATTGGTGGACGCCAAGCTGGATGGAAGCCATCAAGGGCGGACTGTTCGTACGGCGAGATTTTCAAGGAGGCCAGATGGCGCGCGACATGACTTTATTTGTCGACGACGATCAGAAGGCCTATCATGTCTATTCATCGGAAGATAATTTGACCATTCATATTGCTGAACTCACCGAAGATTATCTCGGCTACACGGGTAAATACATTCGCGTAGAACCAGGAGGGCATAATGAAGCGCCTGCTTTAGTAAAGAAAGATGGAAAGTACTTCATGGTTACCTCAGGTTGCACGGGTTGGGAGCCCAACGCGGCACGTTTGTTAACTGCTGATAACATGCTTGGTGAATGGACGCTCCACGACAATCCTGCCCTAGGATCTGGAGCAAATAGGACATTCGAATCTCAAAGTACACATATACTTCCAGTGCAAGGCAAAAAGGATACATTCATCTTTATGGCAGATCGGTGGAATCCGAAAAATTTGAAAGATAGCCGGTACATTTGGTTACCTATCGAGTTTAATGCCGACGGATTATTGTTCTTCAAATGGCACGACTCATGGAATTATTAA
- a CDS encoding TonB-dependent receptor: protein MRKNRNLIKSILLMFFVIAVALHHAHAQSRQVKGKVTAEGAPLAGVSVQIQGTQQGTATNEQGQFSITVTATDALIITAMGYQRQTINLADQTAGANGEFTLNVEMLTSGGDALEEVVVVGFGTQKKTNLTGSVAIVDAKQLENRPVQSAVQALQGLAPGLNISQNSGSLEGGASINVRGLGTIGSSSSSPLVLIDGSEGSLTALNPQDIESISVLKDAGASSIYGSRAAFGVILVTTKSGKAGTTVVNYNNSFRANSPTTLPQMMDSYTFAQYFNRAAVNGNSGLVFSEAHLQRILDYQNGTITGSTIVDPNNSSRWGEGYAYGNDNVDWFDVMYRDRAFSQEHNLSLNGGSEKTTYYLSGNAMRQGGMMAFNTDHYDRYAVSAKINSQVSDYVTVGYNARLVREDYTRPANLTDGFYDDLGRQGWPTLPLYDPNGYLFSSPSPALGMRDGGNDKSTKDFIFQQLQLTLEPIAGWKTVGSINYRTSTQFRHWDSQQLYNYDVNGEPYLFKQASNVYEYGWKENYYNANAYSEYDKYLGNHHIKGMVGFQAEWTGYRSLGAQRNGIIAPNQPVLDLTTGTDPNGELVVPIVSGQYQNWATAGFFGRVNYDYQEKYLFEGNLRYDASSRFRQGSRWGWFPSVSAGWNISKESFFENWTSTVNMLKFRASYGELGNQTTNDWYPTYVVMPIGVTNGGWLLNGTSPNTASAPGLVSSFLTWESINTANIGVDFALLDNRLNGSFEVFSRKTLNMVADAPTLPATLGTGVPQSNNTDLKTRGFEATIGYNDRTAGGFGYGARFLLSDYQTTVTRFNNEAGQLSRYRAGQKLGEIWGYETIGIAKTQEEMDAHLATLPNGGQNRIGQQWGAGDIMYKDLNGDGVIDWGDDTEGNPGDKRVIGNSTPRYSFGFNLNADYKNFDLSLFFQGVGKRDFWQGGYYFWGAVSNQWWSTGLTEHEDFFRPEGDPMGSNLDAYYARPAFNTSRNQQVQTRYLQDASYLRLKNLMLGYTLPAGTMDRLGISKMRVYVSGENVFTFSKVSNVFDPETIDGGSNGTVYPLNKVWSAGLSVTF from the coding sequence ATGAGAAAAAATCGTAACCTCATTAAAAGCATCTTATTGATGTTTTTTGTGATCGCAGTTGCACTCCACCACGCCCATGCACAAAGCAGGCAAGTGAAGGGAAAGGTAACTGCTGAAGGAGCACCGCTGGCGGGAGTGTCTGTTCAAATACAGGGCACACAGCAGGGAACAGCCACCAATGAACAAGGACAATTTAGTATCACGGTTACCGCAACGGACGCATTGATCATCACCGCGATGGGATATCAACGGCAGACGATCAACTTAGCCGACCAAACGGCTGGTGCAAATGGAGAATTTACGCTCAATGTAGAGATGCTGACCTCAGGCGGAGACGCATTGGAAGAAGTAGTCGTTGTAGGTTTTGGAACACAGAAGAAAACCAACTTAACCGGCTCCGTGGCCATTGTAGACGCAAAGCAATTGGAGAACAGACCTGTTCAAAGCGCTGTGCAGGCATTACAAGGCTTAGCGCCAGGACTAAACATATCACAAAACAGCGGTTCGTTGGAGGGCGGGGCTTCGATCAACGTTAGGGGATTGGGTACCATCGGCAGTTCATCTTCATCTCCACTCGTATTGATTGATGGATCTGAAGGTTCGCTTACAGCATTGAATCCGCAGGATATTGAAAGCATATCCGTACTAAAAGATGCAGGTGCTTCATCTATTTATGGGTCGAGAGCTGCATTTGGGGTAATTTTGGTCACTACCAAATCAGGAAAAGCGGGTACTACGGTGGTCAATTACAATAATAGCTTTCGTGCCAATTCGCCGACAACCTTACCGCAGATGATGGATTCCTATACTTTCGCACAATATTTTAACCGCGCAGCTGTCAATGGTAATAGCGGCCTGGTATTTAGCGAAGCACATTTACAACGCATTCTGGATTATCAGAACGGAACGATTACGGGTTCTACGATTGTAGACCCCAATAATTCTTCCCGTTGGGGTGAGGGCTATGCCTATGGTAATGATAATGTGGATTGGTTTGATGTGATGTACAGAGATCGCGCATTCAGTCAGGAACACAACCTGAGCTTGAACGGTGGTTCTGAAAAAACGACGTACTACCTTTCTGGAAATGCCATGAGACAAGGTGGGATGATGGCGTTTAATACCGATCATTACGATCGCTACGCCGTTTCCGCTAAGATCAATTCACAGGTTTCCGATTATGTGACAGTAGGTTACAATGCGCGCTTGGTACGGGAAGATTATACCCGTCCGGCCAACCTGACCGATGGATTTTATGACGATTTGGGTCGCCAGGGTTGGCCTACTTTGCCATTGTACGATCCGAATGGATACCTTTTTAGTTCGCCTTCTCCCGCATTAGGCATGCGCGATGGAGGAAATGACAAATCGACTAAGGATTTTATATTTCAGCAATTGCAATTAACCCTAGAGCCCATTGCAGGCTGGAAAACGGTCGGTTCCATCAACTACCGTACATCCACACAATTCAGACATTGGGATTCGCAGCAATTGTATAATTACGATGTGAACGGCGAGCCTTATCTCTTCAAACAAGCGTCTAACGTATACGAATACGGATGGAAAGAAAACTATTATAATGCGAATGCCTACTCCGAGTACGACAAGTATTTAGGCAATCATCATATCAAGGGGATGGTCGGTTTTCAGGCCGAGTGGACAGGTTACCGTAGTCTTGGCGCACAGCGTAATGGAATTATTGCACCCAATCAACCGGTGCTTGATTTGACCACCGGTACAGATCCAAACGGTGAGCTAGTAGTGCCCATTGTCTCTGGGCAATATCAAAACTGGGCAACAGCAGGTTTCTTTGGCCGGGTGAATTACGATTATCAAGAGAAGTACCTGTTCGAAGGAAATCTCCGTTATGATGCATCGTCTCGTTTTCGTCAAGGTAGCCGTTGGGGCTGGTTTCCTTCGGTATCTGCCGGATGGAATATTTCGAAAGAATCCTTTTTTGAAAACTGGACAAGTACCGTCAATATGTTGAAGTTCCGTGCTTCTTACGGTGAGCTGGGGAATCAGACTACTAATGATTGGTATCCTACATATGTTGTTATGCCAATTGGTGTAACCAATGGCGGATGGTTGTTAAACGGTACTTCGCCAAATACGGCCAGTGCACCGGGATTAGTGAGTTCATTCCTAACCTGGGAATCAATCAACACGGCGAATATCGGTGTAGACTTTGCCTTATTGGATAACCGCTTGAACGGTTCCTTTGAGGTATTCTCTCGCAAAACATTAAACATGGTGGCAGATGCGCCAACATTGCCTGCTACATTGGGAACAGGAGTTCCTCAAAGCAACAATACCGATTTGAAAACAAGAGGTTTCGAAGCTACTATTGGTTATAACGATCGCACTGCTGGTGGCTTTGGCTACGGCGCTCGATTCCTACTTTCCGATTACCAGACTACAGTAACTCGGTTCAACAACGAAGCTGGGCAATTGAGTCGGTATCGTGCCGGACAAAAGTTAGGCGAAATATGGGGATATGAGACGATCGGCATAGCGAAGACACAAGAAGAAATGGATGCTCATTTAGCGACATTGCCAAACGGCGGCCAAAATCGTATCGGACAGCAATGGGGTGCCGGAGATATCATGTATAAAGACCTTAATGGTGATGGCGTTATCGACTGGGGAGATGATACAGAAGGAAATCCAGGAGATAAAAGAGTGATTGGTAACAGCACACCGCGCTACAGTTTTGGTTTCAACTTGAATGCAGATTACAAGAACTTTGATCTCAGTTTATTTTTTCAAGGCGTAGGAAAAAGAGACTTCTGGCAAGGTGGTTATTATTTCTGGGGAGCGGTATCCAATCAGTGGTGGTCTACTGGTCTCACTGAGCATGAAGATTTTTTCAGACCTGAAGGTGATCCAATGGGATCAAACTTAGACGCCTATTATGCCCGACCAGCTTTTAACACAAGCAGAAATCAGCAGGTACAAACGCGTTATTTACAAGATGCTTCCTACCTCCGTTTAAAGAATTTGATGCTAGGCTATACGTTGCCGGCCGGTACTATGGACCGCTTGGGCATTTCCAAAATGCGCGTTTACGTATCTGGTGAGAATGTCTTTACGTTTTCGAAAGTTTCCAATGTATTTGACCCGGAGACGATTGATGGAGGTTCAAACGGAACGGTCTATCCATTGAACAAAGTGTGGTCGGCAGGTCTTAGTGTTACGTTTTAA